In Synechococcus sp. KORDI-52, one genomic interval encodes:
- a CDS encoding segregation/condensation protein A — protein sequence MLQVAPNDGADAGARLAIRLLQDAAERGDLDPWDVDVIAVIDGFLDQLRQRIEVPGQVAAALAGRGGSYERDLAESSEAFLAASVLVGLKAEMLETSMLPPAPEVEDHFDADFDEQGWLDPAFDLPRRPERHLQRRPVAPPPLRRPVTLGELIEQLESIAEQLESDELEARRRKRQKRYSNREAIAQVAGLAHREKLPETTAALGVFLNSWETALDWVGFDQLVDQWKIAAATDLDRDRVGVFWALLFLSSQGRVELEQEGWLHGPLRLKFIPASGTATQLPISSLQGPDPSPTRTAMAA from the coding sequence TTGCTCCAGGTGGCCCCCAATGACGGCGCTGATGCTGGAGCCCGCCTTGCGATTCGGCTGCTTCAGGACGCAGCGGAACGGGGGGATCTCGATCCCTGGGATGTTGATGTGATTGCCGTCATCGACGGCTTTCTGGATCAACTGCGGCAACGCATTGAAGTTCCCGGGCAGGTGGCGGCCGCCCTGGCCGGTCGGGGCGGCAGTTACGAGCGGGACCTGGCCGAGAGCAGCGAAGCCTTCCTCGCCGCCTCCGTGCTCGTGGGACTGAAGGCCGAGATGCTCGAAACCAGCATGCTGCCCCCTGCGCCAGAGGTCGAAGATCACTTCGACGCCGACTTCGATGAGCAAGGTTGGCTGGATCCTGCCTTTGATCTGCCGCGACGGCCGGAACGCCATCTGCAGCGGCGTCCCGTGGCGCCACCACCGTTACGACGCCCCGTCACTCTCGGGGAGTTGATCGAACAGCTGGAATCGATTGCTGAGCAGCTGGAATCAGATGAACTTGAAGCGCGCCGCCGCAAACGGCAGAAGCGCTACAGCAACCGTGAAGCCATCGCCCAGGTGGCCGGGCTGGCCCACCGCGAAAAGCTCCCGGAAACAACCGCAGCACTGGGGGTGTTTTTGAACAGCTGGGAGACCGCCCTGGACTGGGTGGGCTTCGATCAGCTCGTTGACCAGTGGAAGATCGCCGCGGCCACAGACCTGGACCGCGACCGCGTCGGCGTGTTCTGGGCCCTGCTGTTTCTCTCCTCCCAGGGCCGGGTTGAACTGGAGCAGGAGGGCTGGCTTCATGGCCCGCTGCGGCTGAAATTCATCCCTGCTAGTGGCACCGCAACACAACTTCCGATCAGCAGCCTGCAGGGGCCAGATCCATCGCCGACCCGGACGGCCATGGCGGCCTAA
- the nuoH gene encoding NADH-quinone oxidoreductase subunit NuoH, whose product MSPGLDLELSFSQALQGFGFSPEVARLLWLPLPMLLVLVAAVVGVLVSVWLERKISAAVQQRIGPEYAGALGVLQPLADGLKLLVKEDIIPARADSLLFTLGPVLVVVPVIISWLIIPFGQNLLISNVGVGIFLWIAFSSIQPIGLLMSGYASNNKYSLLGGLRAAAQSISYEIPLALAVLAIVMMSNSLSTVDIVGQQTGAGILSWNIWRQPVGFLIFWICALAECERLPFDLPEAEEELVAGYQTEYAGMKFALFYLAGYINLVLSAVLVSVLYLGGWGFPIPVEWLAGWLNQPIDAPVVQVITGTVGIVMTVLKAYLLVFVAILLRWTTPRVRIDQLLDLGWKFLLPLSLVNLLVTAALKLAFPVAFGG is encoded by the coding sequence GTGAGTCCGGGACTGGACCTGGAATTGAGCTTTAGCCAGGCCCTGCAAGGGTTTGGCTTCTCTCCCGAGGTGGCGAGGCTGCTTTGGCTGCCGCTGCCGATGCTGCTGGTCCTGGTGGCTGCGGTGGTGGGTGTGCTGGTTTCGGTATGGCTGGAACGCAAGATTTCCGCCGCTGTCCAGCAGCGGATCGGTCCTGAATACGCCGGTGCCCTGGGCGTGCTTCAGCCCCTTGCTGATGGCCTCAAGCTGTTGGTCAAAGAAGACATCATTCCGGCGCGGGCCGACAGCCTGTTGTTCACCCTCGGCCCGGTGTTGGTGGTTGTGCCGGTGATCATCTCCTGGCTGATCATTCCCTTTGGCCAGAACCTGCTGATCAGCAACGTGGGCGTGGGGATCTTTCTTTGGATCGCCTTCAGCAGCATTCAGCCGATTGGCCTGCTGATGAGCGGCTATGCCTCCAACAACAAGTATTCGCTGCTCGGGGGGCTGAGGGCCGCGGCTCAATCGATCAGCTACGAAATTCCCCTTGCTCTGGCGGTGCTGGCCATCGTCATGATGTCCAATTCGCTGAGCACGGTCGACATTGTGGGTCAGCAGACCGGTGCCGGCATTTTGAGCTGGAACATCTGGCGTCAGCCGGTGGGCTTCCTGATTTTCTGGATCTGTGCCCTTGCTGAGTGTGAGCGGCTCCCCTTCGACCTTCCCGAAGCTGAGGAAGAACTGGTGGCTGGCTATCAGACCGAGTACGCGGGCATGAAGTTCGCCCTCTTCTACCTTGCGGGTTACATCAACCTGGTGCTCTCGGCCGTTCTGGTCAGCGTTCTGTATCTCGGTGGTTGGGGCTTTCCGATCCCTGTGGAGTGGCTGGCCGGCTGGTTGAATCAGCCCATCGATGCTCCCGTGGTCCAGGTGATCACGGGCACCGTCGGCATCGTGATGACGGTGCTCAAGGCTTATTTGCTGGTGTTCGTGGCGATCCTGCTGCGCTGGACCACCCCTCGCGTGCGCATCGACCAGCTGCTCGACCTGGGCTGGAAGTTCCTTCTGCCCCTGTCCTTGGTGAACCTTCTGGTGACAGCAGCCCTCAAGCTCGCCTTCCCGGTTGCTTTCGGCGGCTAG
- a CDS encoding methylenetetrahydrofolate reductase codes for MERDLRTALQRAIEAGDQVLTAEVMPPRGADPSHMLAMAASLQGRVHAVNVTDASRAVMRMSSLASCKLLLEAGLEPVLQMACRDRNRIALQADLLGAHALGIRNLLCLTGDPVRAGDQANARPVNEFESVKLLQQVDALNRGVDPVQGTLPDGATTLFAGCAADPQSRSWSGLQRRLQRKQGAGARFVQTQMVMDPEALERFQRELAGPLDLPVLAGVFLLKSAKNARFINRVVPGACIPDALIHRLECAENPAMEGVAIAAEQVKRYLGIVRGVHLMAIKSEERIPMILDRAGVSSLPG; via the coding sequence ATGGAACGAGATTTGAGGACGGCGCTGCAGCGCGCGATTGAGGCCGGGGATCAGGTGCTCACCGCCGAGGTGATGCCTCCCCGTGGAGCCGATCCCTCGCACATGCTGGCCATGGCTGCATCGCTGCAAGGCCGTGTTCATGCGGTGAATGTGACCGATGCCAGCCGGGCTGTGATGCGGATGAGCAGCCTGGCCTCCTGCAAGTTGCTGCTGGAGGCCGGGCTGGAACCGGTGTTGCAGATGGCCTGCCGCGATCGCAATCGCATCGCCCTCCAGGCGGATCTGCTCGGTGCCCATGCGTTGGGGATCCGCAACCTGTTGTGTCTCACAGGCGATCCGGTGCGGGCGGGAGACCAGGCGAATGCTCGGCCGGTGAATGAGTTCGAGTCGGTGAAGCTTTTGCAGCAGGTGGACGCCCTCAATCGGGGCGTGGATCCCGTGCAGGGCACCCTGCCCGATGGGGCGACCACGCTGTTCGCAGGTTGTGCCGCTGACCCGCAATCCAGGAGCTGGAGCGGTCTCCAGCGCCGGTTGCAGCGCAAGCAGGGGGCGGGAGCCCGCTTCGTTCAAACCCAGATGGTGATGGACCCTGAAGCGCTCGAGCGCTTCCAGCGCGAGCTGGCCGGCCCCCTGGACCTGCCCGTGCTCGCTGGCGTGTTTCTGCTGAAGTCAGCCAAGAATGCCCGGTTCATTAACCGGGTTGTGCCGGGAGCCTGCATTCCCGATGCGTTGATTCATCGGCTGGAGTGCGCCGAGAATCCAGCCATGGAGGGTGTGGCCATCGCTGCTGAACAGGTGAAGCGCTATCTCGGCATCGTTCGGGGCGTGCACCTGATGGCGATCAAGTCGGAGGAGCGCATTCCAATGATCCTGGATCGCGCCGGCGTCAGCTCGCTGCCTGGGTGA
- a CDS encoding helix-turn-helix transcriptional regulator produces MSSLDGTDPLEISLSAREIEIIELVAEGLTNQEIADRLTISKRTVDNHVSNVFTKTGSKNRVALLNWAMDNGKICRDGFNCCVLPENDPPSP; encoded by the coding sequence ATGTCCTCCCTCGACGGCACGGATCCTCTGGAGATCTCCCTCTCTGCAAGGGAGATCGAGATCATCGAGCTTGTGGCCGAGGGACTGACCAATCAGGAGATCGCTGATCGTCTCACCATCAGCAAACGCACCGTCGACAACCATGTAAGCAACGTGTTCACCAAAACCGGTTCCAAGAACAGGGTTGCGTTGCTGAACTGGGCCATGGACAACGGCAAGATCTGTCGGGACGGTTTCAACTGTTGCGTCCTTCCAGAAAACGATCCCCCCTCACCCTGA
- the nuoK gene encoding NADH-quinone oxidoreductase subunit NuoK — protein sequence MSDFLATLPSLQAYLLVAAMLFCIGVWGLINSRNAVRVLMSIELMLNAVNINLMAFSSFVDGDLIRGQVFAVFVITVAAAEAAVGLAILLSLYRNRVTVDMEQFNLLRW from the coding sequence ATGAGCGATTTCCTTGCCACGCTTCCATCCCTCCAGGCCTACCTCCTGGTGGCCGCCATGCTCTTCTGCATCGGCGTCTGGGGCCTGATCAACAGCCGCAATGCGGTGCGCGTGCTGATGAGCATTGAGTTGATGCTCAATGCCGTGAACATCAACCTGATGGCCTTTTCCTCCTTTGTGGATGGTGATCTGATTCGCGGTCAGGTGTTCGCGGTGTTCGTGATCACGGTGGCCGCTGCTGAGGCCGCCGTTGGTCTGGCGATCCTGCTGTCGCTTTACCGCAATCGCGTTACCGTCGACATGGAGCAGTTCAACCTGCTGCGCTGGTAA
- a CDS encoding NADH-quinone oxidoreductase subunit J: MTIATTTELICFLVLSAVVVIGALGVVLLSNIVYSAFLLGGVFTAVAGLYLLLNASFVAMAQILVYVGAINVLILFAIMLVNKREDLKAIANLTTRRVVSAGVCAGLLALLVRVVVTTPWSLPGPAAVGEEATARIGEHLFTDYLLPFEVASVLLLMAMIGAIVLARRDVLATDVVTGEVADQGLIEKARTPLLMNRAD, from the coding sequence ATGACCATCGCGACCACCACTGAGCTGATCTGTTTCCTGGTGCTGTCCGCCGTTGTGGTGATTGGTGCCCTTGGTGTTGTGCTGCTCAGCAACATCGTCTATTCCGCCTTCCTGCTGGGCGGGGTGTTCACCGCCGTTGCAGGGCTCTACCTGCTGCTGAACGCCAGTTTCGTGGCCATGGCCCAGATCCTTGTGTACGTGGGTGCGATCAATGTGTTGATCCTGTTCGCGATCATGCTTGTCAACAAGCGGGAAGACCTCAAGGCCATCGCCAACCTCACCACCCGTCGGGTGGTGTCTGCCGGCGTCTGCGCCGGTCTGCTGGCATTGCTGGTTCGTGTGGTGGTCACCACCCCCTGGTCGCTCCCCGGTCCTGCCGCTGTGGGTGAAGAAGCCACAGCCCGCATTGGTGAACATCTGTTCACCGATTACCTGTTGCCGTTTGAGGTGGCATCGGTCCTTTTGTTGATGGCCATGATCGGCGCCATCGTGCTGGCCCGTCGTGATGTGCTGGCCACCGATGTGGTCACCGGTGAAGTGGCCGATCAAGGCCTGATTGAAAAGGCCCGAACTCCCCTGTTGATGAATCGAGCGGACTGA
- a CDS encoding NAD(+) kinase, with product MRLDRVWVIYRADSQPAQREARQCAKELKALGSHVVTAMSGPRVNPFPGLLAVEESLPDLALVLGGDGTVLGAARHLAVYDIPILSINVGGHLGFLTHDRRVLRGDQIWQRLQDDQFAIERRMMLQAMVDRRSAEDRAASPGPLQQPDLEDDEEHHWALNDIYLRAYRDEISPTCTLELEIDGEVVDQVRGDGLILSTPTGSTGYALAAGGPILHPGIDAIIVAPICPMSLSSRTLVVPPRARLAIWPLGAGDHRIKLWKDGVGCTVLEPGECCVVQQARHHALMVLLNQSPSYYRTLSHKLHWAGSLNAAQPSQN from the coding sequence ATGCGTCTCGATCGGGTCTGGGTGATCTATCGGGCCGACAGCCAGCCTGCCCAGCGTGAAGCCCGCCAATGTGCCAAGGAGCTGAAAGCCCTTGGATCCCATGTCGTGACCGCAATGTCCGGCCCTCGTGTGAACCCTTTCCCCGGCTTGCTGGCTGTTGAAGAGTCGTTGCCCGACCTGGCCCTTGTGCTGGGTGGTGACGGCACAGTGCTGGGCGCTGCCCGCCACCTGGCGGTGTACGACATTCCAATCCTGAGCATCAATGTGGGGGGGCACCTTGGCTTTCTCACCCATGACCGCCGGGTGTTGCGCGGCGATCAGATCTGGCAACGCCTTCAGGACGATCAGTTCGCGATCGAACGGCGCATGATGCTTCAGGCGATGGTGGATCGCCGCTCTGCTGAGGACCGTGCGGCCTCCCCCGGTCCGTTGCAACAGCCGGATCTTGAAGACGATGAGGAGCACCATTGGGCCCTCAACGACATCTACCTGCGGGCCTATCGCGATGAGATTTCGCCCACATGCACCCTGGAGCTGGAGATCGATGGGGAAGTGGTCGATCAGGTGCGTGGTGATGGTCTGATCCTCTCCACGCCTACGGGATCAACTGGTTACGCCCTTGCGGCAGGGGGACCGATCCTGCATCCCGGCATCGATGCCATCATCGTCGCACCGATCTGTCCGATGAGCCTGTCCAGTCGAACGCTGGTGGTGCCGCCCAGGGCCAGGTTGGCGATCTGGCCCCTGGGGGCTGGTGATCACCGCATCAAGCTGTGGAAGGACGGTGTGGGCTGCACGGTTCTGGAACCCGGGGAGTGCTGTGTCGTTCAGCAGGCCCGTCACCATGCCCTAATGGTGCTGCTCAATCAAAGTCCTTCGTATTACAGAACCCTGTCCCACAAGCTTCATTGGGCGGGAAGCCTGAATGCGGCGCAGCCGTCCCAGAATTGA
- a CDS encoding NDP-sugar synthase: protein MKAMILAAGKGTRVQPITHVIPKPMIPILQKPVMEFLLELLKEHGFTEVMVNVSHLAEEIENYFRDGQRFGVEIAYSFEGRIEEGELIGSALGSAGGLKKIQDFQHFFDDTFVVLCGDALIDLDLSEAVRLHREKGAIASLVTKRVPKDQVSSYGVVVTDDQNRISSFQEKPSVDEALSDTINTGIYIFEPEIFEHIPSGQSFDIGSDLFPKLAELGAPFYAIPMDFEWVDIGKVPDYWQAIRSVLMGDVRQVGIPGKEVLPGVYTGLNVAANWDKINVSGPVYVGGMTKIEDGATIVGPTMIGPSCHICEGATIDNSIIFDYSRIGPGVQLLEKLVFGRYCVGKDGDHFDLQEASLDWLITDARRQDLVEPSPQQKAMAELLGTDLTQAAS from the coding sequence ATGAAGGCGATGATTCTGGCGGCTGGCAAGGGGACGCGGGTCCAACCGATCACCCATGTGATCCCCAAGCCAATGATTCCGATCCTGCAGAAGCCGGTGATGGAATTTCTGCTGGAACTGCTCAAGGAGCACGGCTTCACCGAGGTGATGGTGAACGTCTCCCACCTGGCCGAAGAGATCGAAAATTACTTTCGGGATGGCCAGCGTTTCGGGGTTGAGATTGCGTACAGCTTCGAAGGCCGCATTGAGGAAGGTGAACTGATTGGCAGTGCCCTCGGGTCTGCCGGCGGACTCAAGAAGATCCAAGATTTCCAGCACTTCTTCGACGACACCTTCGTGGTGCTCTGCGGTGATGCACTGATCGATCTTGATCTCAGCGAAGCGGTTCGTCTGCACCGTGAGAAAGGCGCCATCGCGAGCCTCGTCACCAAACGGGTCCCCAAGGATCAGGTGAGCAGCTACGGCGTTGTGGTCACCGATGACCAAAACAGAATTTCAAGCTTTCAGGAAAAGCCCAGCGTCGACGAAGCCCTCAGCGACACGATCAACACCGGCATCTACATCTTCGAGCCGGAGATCTTTGAGCACATCCCTTCGGGTCAGTCCTTCGATATCGGCTCGGATCTGTTCCCGAAACTGGCCGAGCTCGGGGCACCCTTCTATGCCATTCCAATGGATTTCGAATGGGTGGATATCGGCAAGGTTCCCGACTACTGGCAAGCCATCCGCAGCGTGTTGATGGGCGATGTTCGGCAAGTTGGCATTCCCGGAAAGGAGGTTCTCCCAGGTGTCTACACCGGTCTGAATGTGGCCGCCAACTGGGACAAGATCAACGTCAGCGGCCCCGTGTACGTGGGCGGCATGACCAAGATTGAAGACGGCGCAACGATCGTTGGACCCACCATGATCGGCCCCAGCTGCCACATCTGTGAAGGCGCCACGATCGACAATTCGATCATCTTCGACTACTCACGCATCGGCCCCGGCGTGCAACTGCTCGAGAAGCTGGTGTTCGGCCGCTATTGCGTGGGCAAGGACGGTGATCACTTCGATCTGCAGGAGGCCTCGCTCGACTGGCTGATCACCGATGCCCGTCGTCAAGACCTGGTGGAGCCTTCCCCACAGCAGAAAGCCATGGCGGAGCTGCTGGGCACCGACCTCACCCAGGCAGCGAGCTGA
- a CDS encoding citrate synthase encodes MAQQQTGDLRHARTGIELRPGLDGVPATQSAICDIDGEQGLLTYRGYPMQDLAANSSFLETAYLLIWGELPSRKQLAEFEHAVQMHRRVSFRVRDMMKCFPASGHPMDALQSSAASLGLFYSRRAIDDPQYIYDAVVRLIAKIPTMVAAFQLIRKGQDPIQPRDDLAYSANFLYMLTEREPDPLAARIFDRCLMLHAEHSLNASTFSARVTASTLTDPYAVVASAVGTLAGPLHGGANEDVLAMLEQVGSPENAGAFLDEAIAAKRKIMGFGHREYKVKDPRAVILQALVEEMFASFGHDDLYDVARAIEEEAASRLGPKGIYPNVDFYSGLVYRKLGIPRDLFTPVFAIARVAGWLAHWREQLGANRIFRPSQIYSGSQPRSWMPIEERVPAPAA; translated from the coding sequence GTGGCCCAGCAGCAGACAGGCGACCTGCGCCATGCGCGGACCGGGATCGAATTGCGTCCAGGCCTGGATGGCGTGCCTGCAACCCAGTCGGCGATCTGCGACATCGATGGAGAGCAGGGGCTGCTCACCTATCGCGGCTACCCGATGCAGGATCTGGCGGCCAACAGCAGCTTCCTGGAAACCGCCTATCTGCTGATTTGGGGAGAGCTGCCCAGCCGCAAGCAGTTGGCGGAGTTTGAGCACGCCGTGCAGATGCACCGGCGGGTCAGCTTCCGGGTGCGGGACATGATGAAGTGCTTTCCGGCCAGCGGCCATCCGATGGACGCGCTGCAGTCCAGTGCCGCCTCCCTGGGGCTGTTCTATTCGCGCCGGGCGATCGACGACCCGCAGTACATCTATGACGCGGTGGTGCGGCTGATCGCCAAAATCCCCACGATGGTGGCGGCCTTTCAGCTGATCCGCAAAGGCCAGGACCCAATTCAGCCCAGGGATGATCTGGCCTACTCCGCCAATTTCCTCTACATGCTCACGGAACGTGAGCCGGATCCCCTGGCGGCGAGGATCTTTGATCGATGCCTGATGCTCCATGCCGAGCACAGCCTTAACGCCAGCACCTTCAGTGCCCGGGTCACCGCCAGCACCCTCACCGACCCCTATGCCGTGGTGGCCTCAGCCGTCGGCACCCTGGCGGGCCCGCTCCACGGCGGCGCCAATGAAGACGTCCTCGCCATGCTCGAGCAGGTGGGCAGTCCCGAGAATGCCGGCGCTTTCCTGGATGAGGCCATCGCAGCCAAGCGCAAAATCATGGGCTTCGGCCACCGGGAATACAAGGTCAAAGATCCCCGTGCCGTGATTCTCCAGGCCCTGGTTGAGGAGATGTTCGCCAGCTTCGGCCACGACGACCTCTACGACGTGGCCCGGGCGATTGAAGAGGAAGCGGCGTCCCGCCTCGGCCCCAAAGGCATCTATCCCAACGTGGATTTCTATTCGGGCCTGGTGTATCGCAAGCTCGGTATCCCCAGGGATCTGTTCACGCCGGTCTTTGCCATTGCCAGGGTCGCCGGCTGGCTGGCCCATTGGCGGGAGCAGCTCGGGGCGAACCGGATTTTCCGGCCTTCGCAGATCTACTCCGGATCCCAGCCACGCTCCTGGATGCCCATTGAGGAGCGCGTCCCGGCTCCGGCCGCCTAA
- a CDS encoding lipopolysaccharide assembly protein LapA domain-containing protein, translating to MRQINFGLIFSFGLITVFFTLENTSPTTVHVLPGIEYTLPLAGLLLLASGLGAVSAWFFAAWTGMLNNVEQFSKANEYEAQQVRIQELETDLSRYRSTVETQLGLLPATTVTSRSTESDSDEADGSSAE from the coding sequence ATGCGTCAGATCAACTTCGGCCTGATTTTCAGCTTCGGACTGATCACCGTGTTCTTCACCCTGGAGAACACCAGCCCCACGACGGTTCACGTGCTTCCGGGGATCGAGTACACCCTGCCGTTGGCGGGTCTGCTGCTGCTGGCATCAGGGTTGGGAGCCGTGTCGGCCTGGTTCTTCGCGGCCTGGACCGGCATGCTCAACAACGTTGAACAGTTCAGCAAGGCGAACGAATACGAAGCCCAGCAGGTGCGCATCCAGGAGCTGGAGACCGACCTCAGCCGTTACCGCTCCACTGTTGAAACCCAGCTGGGTCTCCTGCCTGCCACCACGGTGACCAGCCGTTCCACCGAAAGCGATAGCGATGAGGCCGATGGCAGCTCAGCCGAATGA
- the ndhI gene encoding NAD(P)H-quinone oxidoreductase subunit I, protein MFGFLKQVGDYTRDAVDAARNLAQGFSVTFDHMQRRPVTVQYPYEKLIPSERYRGRIHYEFDKCIACEVCVRVCPINLPVVDWVMNKATKKKELRNYSIDFGVCIFCGNCVEYCPTNCLSMTEEYELAAFDRHSLNYDNVALGRLPTSVTTDPSVVPLRELAYLPAGEMDPHNVPADRPRAGQLPSQVLETLTPPAKPAAKNEGQSSSEAKEGDA, encoded by the coding sequence ATGTTCGGCTTCCTCAAACAGGTCGGTGATTACACCCGGGATGCAGTCGATGCAGCTCGGAATCTGGCCCAGGGCTTCTCGGTCACCTTCGATCACATGCAGCGCCGTCCGGTCACGGTGCAGTACCCCTACGAGAAGCTCATTCCTTCCGAGCGCTACAGGGGCAGGATTCACTACGAATTCGACAAGTGCATTGCCTGTGAGGTGTGTGTGAGGGTCTGCCCGATCAACCTGCCGGTGGTGGATTGGGTGATGAACAAAGCCACGAAGAAGAAGGAGCTGCGCAATTACTCGATCGATTTCGGCGTCTGCATTTTCTGCGGCAACTGCGTCGAGTACTGCCCCACCAACTGCCTCTCGATGACGGAGGAGTATGAGCTGGCGGCCTTTGATCGTCACAGCCTCAATTACGACAATGTCGCCCTCGGACGCCTTCCCACCAGCGTCACCACCGACCCTTCGGTCGTGCCGTTACGGGAACTCGCCTATCTGCCTGCGGGCGAGATGGATCCCCATAATGTGCCTGCAGATCGGCCCCGAGCTGGCCAATTGCCGTCCCAGGTGCTGGAGACCCTCACCCCTCCAGCCAAGCCCGCTGCCAAGAATGAGGGACAATCCTCCAGTGAGGCCAAGGAGGGCGACGCATGA
- a CDS encoding CYTH domain-containing protein → MALEIERRFLVRSDAWRSCAGPAQALRQGYLAASAEGVTVRMRLRGTDQAWLTLKAAADAAGLVRHEFEYPIPVADAEALWELAPHRLEKVRYVLDHPGGDWVVDCFHGGNAPLLLAEVELASAQVDLLIPAWCGEEITGQSRWSNAVLAQHPVQSWPEQERRRWDLV, encoded by the coding sequence ATGGCCCTGGAAATTGAACGGCGCTTTCTGGTGCGGTCTGATGCCTGGCGCAGCTGTGCCGGCCCGGCACAGGCGCTGCGCCAGGGCTACCTGGCCGCCAGTGCCGAGGGAGTGACGGTTCGGATGAGATTGCGCGGCACCGATCAGGCCTGGCTCACCCTGAAGGCGGCGGCGGATGCCGCTGGCCTGGTGCGCCATGAGTTCGAATATCCGATTCCGGTGGCGGATGCCGAAGCTCTCTGGGAGCTGGCACCGCACCGGCTGGAGAAGGTCCGCTATGTCCTCGATCACCCTGGCGGAGACTGGGTTGTGGATTGTTTTCATGGGGGGAATGCCCCTCTGCTCCTGGCAGAGGTGGAGCTGGCATCGGCCCAGGTGGATCTGTTGATTCCAGCCTGGTGTGGCGAGGAGATCACCGGACAGTCCCGCTGGAGCAATGCGGTGCTGGCGCAGCACCCTGTTCAGTCCTGGCCGGAGCAGGAGCGCCGCCGTTGGGATCTGGTTTGA